The Ananas comosus cultivar F153 linkage group 20, ASM154086v1, whole genome shotgun sequence region CAAGGATGGATTAGCACGTACCGTAAATcgcaaagagaaaaagagaatatttatttcatatattattatcatgGGAGATTTAGTCTCATACATTTATAGGAATATACaataattcaattagaattattattcaatatggaactaaataattataattaaattaggataaatattaGGATATTCCATAAGGGGAGAATCCTAATCTAATACCAACATGAGAAACGCCTTATGAAGGCCTTGTTGAACCAGAAGGCTTTCACTCTTCTCTGCCAAAGACCAAAGTTTCTTTTACCGTCAAATTTCTCCACCTCAAACTTAAAAAGCGAGACCTTCGACATCTCTGATGTAACACGAATcgtaggctctgataccacttgttgggaacCGGACGAATTGTCCATCATGCTCTACCAACAAAAAtgtacgaaaaataaaaaaaatcgaacgaacgataaaagaaataaatgcagaaagaaaaaatcaaaatttacgtggttcggcaattgcctacgttcacggagagagcgagagagatgtgttccactatatgaaaaaatagaagtacaagcttacaccttatATTTTCTCTGAATAAAAATCAAGAGCCTTATATATGGTAAATCTCACATTTCTCTTGTTTTAATGAAAACTCTACAAAAATACTGAAAAAActtttcgtaaaaccgagaaaatcaaattagagaagtataaaAACTCTAACCAAAAATTTTTATGCCGTTGCTTTGAAGAATCCGAATTGCTCAGGTAATTTGGTCGAGAACCGCCGCTCCGCCACCGACTTCAATCTATTGCATTCGTGGGGAAGCCGCGCACCTTGAAGCACTACCGTACGACGTcaataacttaattaattagcctatCTCTTTCTCTTGCTGTCGTAGGGCCTCAGGAGGAAAAGACCGGCTACCTTTTAATTAGACTTTCTAACTAATTTTTGGCCACCACACCTTCAAGACCATCCGCCTCAAGAGAAAAAGACCGGCCACCTTTTAATTAAACTCTCTAACCTCTAACTAATTTTTGACCACCACACTTTCAAGTAGTACcacgtgcatatatatatatatatattagctaaatcctactctaattcaatATAATCATTGAATATAGAGTTCTGCATGAAACCAATCCTAGTCCACTCAGGTTCCAACTTAAATTaggatccaaaaaaaaaacattctcatacgattctatttattttttcatagaTCCGGTGCACATGAaccaaactaataaaaaaaaaaaaaaaaaaacagatctCTAACAAGAATAGCTCTGCTTCAACTCCCCAACTCTTCCTTGTTCCTTCGCATTCGTcgctcagagagagagagagagagagagagagagaggaggaaatgCATCTGAGCGCGAGCGAGGGGATCGACGGGAACAGGTTCGTGGTGACGGGGGGATTAGGGTTCGTGGGATCCGCCCTTTGCTTGGAGCTCGCCCGCCGAGGGGCCGCCGAGGTCCGATCCCTCGACCTCCGCACCTCCTCCCCCTGGTCCCGCGATCTCCACAGCGCCGGTGTTCGATGCATCCAAGGTCCACCCCCCACCCTAATCCCCCCTTTATTCTACTCTCccgatcttcttcttctcttctttttagtGAGAATTAAAAGGGATTTGGACCTGCATTTTGTAATCATCTTTCCAATGCGTGCGGTGAAAATGAGTATCATCGCCTGATATGGATATGATTCCTGCACTCGACGTACATGTATCTACCATTTACCTTTACCTTGTTGCTGGGATCTTCAACACTGTTGTTGTGTCTGGAACTGATTTCAGATAGAATCCAATTGAACTAATGGTGGTAGTTAGTGGTAGTTTACTAGCTAGTTCGGCGCATCAGTGATGGCGGTGTTAGAGTGGCGAGAACAAGTTTATTAATTCCAAAAAACAAAATGAGATTTCAATTGACCAGTAGCGAAAAACTGAACGTCGTTCTGCCAGAAGCACACAATTTAAGGTTTCGAAGAGGATACCTTGTAAGGTGTGCATGCCtgtagttgtttttttttttttttttaatcgatGACACACAGCACTTGAAGGGCTTCtagtgttttttaaaaaaaatcataatagtaGTAACACTGAATTCATGAGTAGGACATactaaaagcaacaaaaatgtGAATAAAATTCTTTTAACAACTTACagaataaagttttaaataggTCATTTTGTACCTTGACTGATGTTTCAAACATTTGCAGGAGACGTGCGTCGAAAGAAGGATGTTGAGAGAGCTTTACGTGGGGCTGACTGTGTCTTCCACCTCGCCTCTTATGGCATGTCGGGGAAGGAAATGCTACAGGCTGGTCGTGTTGATGGCATTAACATAAGCGGGACCTGCAATATATTGGATGTCTGCCATGAGCTTGGGGTCAAAAGACTCGTCTATGTGAGTACATGCAATGTGGTTTTTGGAGGAAAGGAAATTGTGAATGGTAATGAATCACTGCAGTATTTTCCAATCGACGATCATGTCGATCCGTATGGTCGTAGTAAATCAGTCGCAGAACAACTGGTCCTAAAGAGCAATGGTCGCCCATCAAAGTGAGTAGTTTGAACCGTCTTTCGTGTGTATTTGTTATTCATGCTTTTGTTGAGAAGCACTGTGTAAAATAGATGCTGAGGGCCTTTTGGCCGTGCTGGCGCTTCTGTAAAAGTGCTACCACTATTCAAAGAATCTCTAGTAGTTTTTGTGTGAAGACCCTTCAACGGCTTAACGCTGCAACTGGGAATAGAAAATTCTGCTTTTAGAGCCCACAAACTCATTTCTTCTTTCAATACAGAAAATTCAGATTATGTCTGCTAGCTACTTGGTTTTTGCTTCTCAAATAAGATTACTATCTTTTCTTATTTCAGGGACAAGAGTGGGACCCGCCTCTATACTTGTGCTATTCGTCCTGCTGGTATTTATGGACCTGGTGAGGAGCGACACCTTCCAAGGATTCTCTCCCTTGCTAAAATGGGACTACTATTCTTTAAAGTTGGCGGTACGAGCATAAAAACAGACTGGGTTTATGTGGAAAACCTTGTACTTGCCCTGATATTGGCGAGCATGGGGCTTTTAGATGACATTCCTGGCAGAGCACAACCTGTCGCTGCTGGTCAGCCATATTTCATATGCGATGGTAATGATCAGACATATGAGTTTGAACTTTGTTAGATTACCGGAAATTTTGATCATGTATTTATCATCATCTTTTGCGTTGAATGTATGTTTTATGTTTGGCTCTTGATATTGTCTTATATGGAAGATTTTGCAGTAAATGACCAGATATTACAGATAACATTGAtctaaaacttaattatttataattttagtcaCTTTGAGATTGATTTTACTATGGTCCTTCTTGTTGACAAGTTCTGAAGTATCATATTATGATGCTATTTATAGTGAAAGTATTTCTTAATGTGGTAATGTACTAAGTTCTGTAAAGAGAACCCTTCTTggttataattttaaagttaGCTGTATATAATCAATTGGGAGAACAACTTCCTGATTGATTATAGTAGTTCTGTAAAGAGAACCCTTCTTGGTTATGAGTTTAAAGTTAGCTGTATATAATCAATCGGGAGAACAACTTCCTGATTGATTATAGTCAATTCCTGATTGTTTCATTGTAGTCAATTCCGCTAAATGCAGGAGAACAACCTTGTAGATCTGTATGTAACAATCAGGATGAAGATACTTAGCTCTTTTAAGATACACAAATTTGATTGCAAGCTGCATGTCTTGTGGTTAGAAAGTATCTGGTAATAGCCCCTACGAGGTATTGACTATTCACGTCATCTATAAGTTGATGCTCGACTTGTAGCATAAACAAACTGTTCATTGCTAAGGTAAAATGTTTGCTGGGCAATTTATGTTGGCCATAAAGCTGCAAAGTGAACTGGTTTTTTGATGAGTTACTTTTCTTCCATATTCAGCTTTCACATGCCTTCCTTTTTTCCTATTCAAAAGTCAttccttctctttttgtttcttttttgcaGGTTCTCCTGTCAACACATTCGACTTTATAGTCTGCCCTCTACTTCAAAGTTTAGACTATAATATGCCAAAAATAACATTGAAAGTTGAGCATGCACTGCTCGTATCACGAGTTTGCTGGATAATGTATACACTGCTATATCCATGGCTTAATCGTAGATGGCTTCCCCAACCTCTACTTCTTCCTGCTGAAGTATACAAGGTCAGCATGCTTGATCCACTTTCTTATTATTAAACAGTCCTATCCTCATGCTTTAGCGGATATATAGTAACTCGTTCACTTGGTTTTTTACCTCTTGGAGGTGTAGTCATGTGTTGCATTAGGTGCCTTGTGGAGAATCAATCGATATCTATTAACTTTCATGAGTGATAAGTCAGATGCATCAGATTGCAAATTTCTAGAGATCTATGTAaatttcttctattattttaaTCAGTCACACATATGACATCTCTGTTAAGGACGGAAAAGTTTTATGTGCCTTTATGATGCTTTGCGAGTGGCTATGACGTGTTACGTAGCATATGGTTGTGGGATATGGATGAATATTGTAATATCTGTatcactataaaaaataaatagaaactCACCTAGAACAGCTATTTAAGTCGATTCTTTTTATCCTGGTTAGTCATAATTCTGTAGCAGCTTTGGCTCTGTTTGTAAGTTGTCTACAAAGGCCTTATTTGGAACAACTTAAAACCAAAGTAAACATGTCGTGAATCAAACATATCACTATCACGAGCTAATTTTTAGAGCTAATCCTAACGTATCCTTGAACAGGTGGGTGTCACTCACTACTTTTCCATTTTGAAAGCAAGAGAAGAGCTCGGGTACATGCCGATGGTGAGCCCTCGGGAGGGCATGGCTGCGACTATATCATATTGGCAGgagaggaaaaggaaagaatTAGATGGGCCAACCATATATGTGTGGCTCTTTGTTATTGTGGGGATGTCGATTCTGTTCTGCGCCGGTTTCCTTCCCCCAGTAGAGCCGGTGCGATGGGCACACAACCTCAGCCTTTTCTTTCTCCGGTCAATGTTAGCAATCAGACTCGTCTTCATCGTAGCAGTTATGCTGCATGTTGCAGAAGCTTTTTATGCATGGTCGCTGGCGAGAAGGATTGATCCTGAGAATTCGAAAGGGTGGTTTTGGCAGACCCTTGCCCTTGGTTTCTTCTCGCTTAGATATCTCCTGAAGAGAGCTAGAAGCTGAGACACTATATTATTATACAACAAACATCATGATCTGATATCTGCAAATGAGCAGGTGCAGGATTGGTATGCCCAGAAATAGTTTTGTAACAATCACTGTTGTTGAAGGTTGAGACGCTGTAAAATTCTTTGCTCTCAATCTATGCTGGTTGCTGTTTGACATATCCTTGGATGTACTGGTTGTTTGTAATTTACATCTCTCTAATTTTCCTACGTACTAGCCGATGTTACATCAAGCAGGCATTGCAGTTAAATTACAAGAATCTTGATTGAAAGATCTGAGTAAAGACTAAATCCCTGGCGCAATGACGGATGGGAGAATTGGACATAAACAGGTTTCAGACAAATATCAGCTTTTCATCTGCTTATGCGCCGTAAGATTACAGATTTTCATGG contains the following coding sequences:
- the LOC109725840 gene encoding short-chain dehydrogenase/reductase family 42E member 1, with the protein product MHLSASEGIDGNRFVVTGGLGFVGSALCLELARRGAAEVRSLDLRTSSPWSRDLHSAGVRCIQGDVRRKKDVERALRGADCVFHLASYGMSGKEMLQAGRVDGINISGTCNILDVCHELGVKRLVYVSTCNVVFGGKEIVNGNESLQYFPIDDHVDPYGRSKSVAEQLVLKSNGRPSKDKSGTRLYTCAIRPAGIYGPGEERHLPRILSLAKMGLLFFKVGGTSIKTDWVYVENLVLALILASMGLLDDIPGRAQPVAAGQPYFICDGSPVNTFDFIVCPLLQSLDYNMPKITLKVEHALLVSRVCWIMYTLLYPWLNRRWLPQPLLLPAEVYKVGVTHYFSILKAREELGYMPMVSPREGMAATISYWQERKRKELDGPTIYVWLFVIVGMSILFCAGFLPPVEPVRWAHNLSLFFLRSMLAIRLVFIVAVMLHVAEAFYAWSLARRIDPENSKGWFWQTLALGFFSLRYLLKRARS